The sequence GGTGCTGCCGTATCCATTGATCGTGCTGGTGCGCCCAAGATATTGGGTGGCCCTCAGCGAGACGTAGTACGAGGATGCTTCGGAGCAGGTCACGGTTCCCTGGATCGTCACCTGGCCCGTCTGCGAGTTGACGGTCGCATCGGTGATCGTAACGTCGATTGTAAAGGGTTCTTGTGCGCCGGTTGGTGCGACGGCGAGCGCCATACCGATCACGAGCATACCGACGAGCAGGATGATCGCCTGGAGCAGCCGATTGTGATGCACCTGAGCCATCGAGAGCCTCCTTCCAAGAGCGCCGCGAAGCGCAGAGCGGTGTACGACACGACGTTACGAGAACGCCGTACAGGTAGCAGGTCAGGCTTGTCGTCAGGGGAACGTGGGTAGCGCCGCACCTCCTTTCGGCAATTGTGTAGGCGTATCCATTGTCGCGGTAGGCTATTGTGGGATGTGAGGGTGATGCCTATGATTTTACACAGCCTGCCAAGCAAATCACTGAATTCCGCATGAGGCCGTGCTGTCACGTCGCTGATAGGCAGCCCGGCGTAGTACAATGGTGCAGAGGACGAGGGAGGCGCGTGTGATAGGCAGATCGCTCTGCTTACTGCTGATCGGGCTGGCGCTGGTGGCATGCGCGGCGGCATCCGGGCGCGAGGAGCGGGCTTCCGCGCCTGCGGCGAGCGCCACTCCCGCACCGACGCTATCGTCCACCGCAGCGCCATCGGCAACAGCCACGCCCGCGCCGACGCTATCGCCCACCGCAGCGCCATCGGCGACAGCCACGCCCGCGCCGCCCGCTCCAACCGCTACGATCACGCCGACCATTGCCGCTCAGTGGAGCTACCCGATCGGACAGCCGGGCCACGCGCCGGGCGATGGGTTCTTTATTCGGCACGGCTATAACGTCGAAAATACGTGGTACAACCCCGGCTACTGGCATACGGGCGAGGACTGGTATGCCGTCGAGGGCGATACCGCAGGCGCGACGGTCTATGCGGTCGCCGACGGCGATGTCGTGTATGCCGGGTCGAACTATCCCGGTCGCGTGGTGATCGTCAAACACGCCGACGATCGCTTCTCGATGTACGGCCACCTCGATCCGGCACTCGCCATTGAGCAGGGCCAGCACGTCATACGCGGCGCGCGGCTAGGCACCGTGCTGCGGCGCTCCGACGATGTGCCCAACCACCTGCACTTCGAGATCCGCACCTTTCTGACCAGCGCCGGGATCAACGGGGATCGTCCGCGCTACGGCTTTCGCTGCGGCCCGCAGTGCCCGCCCGGCCCCGGCTACTGGCCGATCGCCGCGCCCGATCTGCCGAATGCCCAGGGCTGGCGCAATCCGACCCACGTGATCGCCCGCCGCGCCTTTCCTGCGGAACCGGCTGGTGCGCTGGGCGAGGTCGTCGTCGCCACGCCGCCTGCCTCACCAGGCGTCACGCTGTGGGCACAGCTTGCCGAGGACGCCACGCCGCAGCAGCCGATCGCTGATGTTGCGCTACAACCCGGCGAGCGATTCGCGCTGCTTGCGGTGCGGGCCGGACCCGAAGCACCGCAGGCGACCGGCGCGGACAGCTATCGGCTGTGGTACCGCGTGCGGCTGCCCGACGGACGCGAGGGCTGGGCGCAGGCAGCGGTGCCCTCCGACTTCGAGACTGGCAGCGACGGACGGGCTGCGACGATCCGGTTCAACTTCTACCCCGTCAGCGCCTCAGACGTAGCAGCGCAGGATCGTGACGGCAGGATCGGGCTGCACGCGGTACGCGCCCAGGCTGGCGGGCAGCACGATCGACTCGCCGAGCCGTAAGCGGCGGGTGCCATCGGCCCAGGCCAGATCAGCCTGCCCTTCGATCACCGTCAGGATCTCAAAGCTCGTCGGCTCCGTAGCGGCCTGCGTCGCCGCCGCAAGCTCCCAGCGCTCCATCGTAAAGTAGGCGCACGCTACCAGCAGCGTACGGCCTTCGCCAAGCGGTTGCGGCGTCACGTCCGGCGGCGGCGCGCCATACTCGATCACATCCAGCGCCCGCTCAAGATGCAGCTCGCGAGGCCGTCCCTGATCGTCGCGGCGGTCGTAGTCGTACACGCGGTAGGTCAGGTCCGACTTCTGCTGGATCTCAAAGAGCATGATGCCCGCGTTGATCGCGTGGACCGTGCCCGCAGGGACGAAAATCGTCGCGCCCGCCGCGACCGGCACGCGCCGCAGCAGATCGAGCAGCGTGCCCTCGCGCACGGCACCGGCGAACGTGGCGCGATCGGTGGGCTGCACAAGGCCGTGGATCACCTCAGCGCCGGGCGTGGCTCGCAGGATATACCAGGCCTCGGTCTTGCCGTGAAAGCCGGTGGCGGCCTCCACCCGGTGCGCGTACTCGTCGTCGGGATGGACCTGGACCGATAGATTGTCGGCGGCGTCGATGAACTTTGCCAGCAGCGGAAACTCAGCGCCGTAGCGCTCGAAGCTGCGCGTGCCGACGAGCGCCGCGCCGTGCTGCGTGACCACTTCGGCGAGAGTCTGCCCGGCCAACGGCCCGTCGGCAATGCGGTTATGCTCGTACACCTGCCACGACTCGGCCAGCTTTGGCGGCGCGTCGCGCAGGCCAAGCCACGGCCCAAGGGTGTCGCCGCCCCAGATTCGGCTATCGAGCCGACGCTCAAGCATCAGTGGTGGAATACTCGACATCCTTCTACGACGAGCCTGCATCGCCCCGATCACGAAGCCAGGCTCGCCCTACTCCTTTCACTCGTACAGACACGAACGTTCCACCGCCGGGCGATACGCGGCGACATTT comes from Herpetosiphonaceae bacterium and encodes:
- a CDS encoding peptidoglycan DD-metalloendopeptidase family protein, whose product is MIGRSLCLLLIGLALVACAAASGREERASAPAASATPAPTLSSTAAPSATATPAPTLSPTAAPSATATPAPPAPTATITPTIAAQWSYPIGQPGHAPGDGFFIRHGYNVENTWYNPGYWHTGEDWYAVEGDTAGATVYAVADGDVVYAGSNYPGRVVIVKHADDRFSMYGHLDPALAIEQGQHVIRGARLGTVLRRSDDVPNHLHFEIRTFLTSAGINGDRPRYGFRCGPQCPPGPGYWPIAAPDLPNAQGWRNPTHVIARRAFPAEPAGALGEVVVATPPASPGVTLWAQLAEDATPQQPIADVALQPGERFALLAVRAGPEAPQATGADSYRLWYRVRLPDGREGWAQAAVPSDFETGSDGRAATIRFNFYPVSASDVAAQDRDGRIGLHAVRAQAGGQHDRLAEP
- a CDS encoding type I phosphomannose isomerase catalytic subunit; this translates as MSSIPPLMLERRLDSRIWGGDTLGPWLGLRDAPPKLAESWQVYEHNRIADGPLAGQTLAEVVTQHGAALVGTRSFERYGAEFPLLAKFIDAADNLSVQVHPDDEYAHRVEAATGFHGKTEAWYILRATPGAEVIHGLVQPTDRATFAGAVREGTLLDLLRRVPVAAGATIFVPAGTVHAINAGIMLFEIQQKSDLTYRVYDYDRRDDQGRPRELHLERALDVIEYGAPPPDVTPQPLGEGRTLLVACAYFTMERWELAAATQAATEPTSFEILTVIEGQADLAWADGTRRLRLGESIVLPASLGAYRVQPDPAVTILRCYV